In Zea mays cultivar B73 chromosome 7, Zm-B73-REFERENCE-NAM-5.0, whole genome shotgun sequence, the following proteins share a genomic window:
- the LOC100275254 gene encoding uncharacterized protein LOC100275254 precursor, translating into MARVEAVVICLLVLAMDVAAGVLGVYAEKAQNQGRHLRILFVECRQPVRRAYELGMAAAAVLAAAHAIANAAGGCACACSGDKLRRASPNRQMASFALVLTWMVLVVALSLLVLGALPNAKRKLAECGVARHRFLSIGGVLCFVHAPFCAVYYASASAAAREARRDATHV; encoded by the exons ATGGCGAGAGTAGAAGCGGTGGTCATCTGCCTCCTGGTCCTCGCCATGGACGTCGCCGCCGGCGTGCTCGGTGTCTACGCGGAGAAGGCTCAGAACCAG GGCAGGCACCTGCGGATCCTGTTCGTGGAGTGCCGGCAGCCGGTCCGGCGGGCCTACGAGCTCGGCATGGCGGCGGCCGCGGTGCTGGCGGCGGCGCACGCCATCGCCAACGCGGCCGGCGGATGCGCGTGCGCCTGCTCCGGCGACAAGCTCCGCCGGGCGTCGCCCAACCGGCAGATGGCGTCCTTCGCCTTGGTCCTCACATG GATGGTCCTTGTCGTCGCGCTCTCGCTGCTGGTGCTCGGCGCGCTGCCCAACGCGAAGCGCAAGCTGGCGGAGTGCGGGGTGGCGCGGCACCGGTTCCTCTCCATCGGCGGCGTCCTCTGCTTCGTGCACGCGCCCTTCTGCGCCGTCTACTACGCCTCCGCTAGCGCCGCGGCGCGGGAGGCTCGCCGCGACGCGACGCACGTGTAG